Below is a window of Escherichia coli DSM 30083 = JCM 1649 = ATCC 11775 DNA.
TCGGTGCGACGATAGATGACCCCGGTGTTGGCCGGCGCAGGGCGTAACGTCAGGGTGACTTTCTTGCCGGTATGTAAACCGACACCCGTCGCCTGAACGATACGTTTAAGTGTCCTTTGTTTGATCATCGTATTATCTCGCCAAATTACCTATCCAACCGAAGTGTACTATACATTCGGCGGGCCAGTTTAGCACAAAGAGCCTCGAAACCCAAATTCCAGTCAATTCTTAATCAGCTTGCTTACGCAGGAATGCTGGGATATCCAGATAATCCGGCTCTTTCGCAGTTTGCGGCGCATTGTCATTCACGACTTTAGCAACCGGCTTCTGCTCCTGGGTCAGCGGAGCCATACCGTGCTGCTGGTAGCGATCCATCACTGGCTGCTGAACCTGCTTATTGGTCACCAGAGTGATTTCAGGACGTTTGTCCATGCCGATACCTGTCGCAACAACAGTTACGCGCAGCTCGTCATTCATATCCGGGTCAAGAGAAGTACCGATAACCACGGTCGCGTTGTCGGAAGCAAATGCACGGATGGTGTTACCTACCGTTTCGAACTCATCCAGACGCAGGTCGAAGCCCGCTGTGATGTTAACCAGCACGCCGCGTGCGCCAGACAGGTCGATATCTTCCAGCAGCGGAGAAGAGATAGCCATTTCAGCAGCTTCTTCCGCACGATCTTCACCGCTCGCCACACCAGAACCCATCATTGCGTAGCCCATTTCAGACATTACGGTGCGTACGTCTGCAAAGTCCACGTTCATCAAACCCGGACGAGTAATCAGTTCGGCGATACCTTGCACAGCGCCTTTCAGTACATCGTTCGCTGCGCCAAACGCATCCAGCAGGGAGATACCTCGGCCCAGAACTTTCAGCAGTTTGTCGTTCGGGATAGTGATCAGAGAGTCCACATGCTTGGACAGTTCAGTGATCCCCTGCTCCGCGAATGCCATACGCTTCTTGCCTTCAAAGTTGAAAGGCTTAGTGACGACAGCAACGGTCAGGATACCCAAATCTTTTGCCACTTCAGCGACGACTGGTGCTGCACCT
It encodes the following:
- the ftsZ gene encoding cell division protein FtsZ; the encoded protein is MFEPMELTNDAVIKVIGVGGGGGNAVEHMVRERIEGVEFFAVNTDAQALRKTAVGQTIQIGSGITKGLGAGANPEVGRNAADEDRDALRAALEGADMVFIAAGMGGGTGTGAAPVVAEVAKDLGILTVAVVTKPFNFEGKKRMAFAEQGITELSKHVDSLITIPNDKLLKVLGRGISLLDAFGAANDVLKGAVQGIAELITRPGLMNVDFADVRTVMSEMGYAMMGSGVASGEDRAEEAAEMAISSPLLEDIDLSGARGVLVNITAGFDLRLDEFETVGNTIRAFASDNATVVIGTSLDPDMNDELRVTVVATGIGMDKRPEITLVTNKQVQQPVMDRYQQHGMAPLTQEQKPVAKVVNDNAPQTAKEPDYLDIPAFLRKQAD